A window of the Peromyscus leucopus breed LL Stock chromosome 22, UCI_PerLeu_2.1, whole genome shotgun sequence genome harbors these coding sequences:
- the Mboat2 gene encoding lysophospholipid acyltransferase 2 isoform X3, whose translation MMIITQKITSLAFEIHDGMFRKDEELTPSQRGLAVRRMPSLLEYVSYTCNFMGILAGPLCSYKDYITFIEGRPSHISQASENGKEEQQHERADPSPNAAVTEKLLVCGLSLLFHLTISNMLPVEYNIDEHFQATASWPAKATYLYISLLAARPKYYFAWTLADAINNAAGFGFRGYDRNGVARWDLISNLRIQQIEMSTSFKMFLDNWNIQTALWLKRVCYERATFSPTTQTFFLSAVWHGVYPGYYLTFLTGVLMTLAARAVRSNFRHYFTEPPPLKLLYDVLTWAATQITISYTVVPFVLLSIKPSFTFYSSWYYSLHICSILVLLLLPVKKSQRGRSTQENVQLSWAKKFDERENSLGQNSFSMANNVCNQNQDTASRHSSLTQ comes from the exons GCGCATGCCAAGTCTCCTGGAGTATGTAAGTTATACCTGCAACTTCATGGGTATCCTGGCAGGCCCTCTCTGCTCTTACAAAGACTACATTACTTTCATTGAAGGCAGGCCATCTCACATATCACAGGCcagtgaaaatggaaaagaagagcAGCAGCATGAAAGAGCAGATCCGTCTCCAAAC GCAGCAGTTACGGAGAAGCTCCTAGTCTGCGGACTCTCTTTATTATTTCACTTGACCATCTCCAACATGCTGCCTGTGGAGTACAACATTGACGAGCATTTCCAAGCCACCGCATCATGGCCAGCCAAAGCCACCTATCTGTACATCTCTCTTTTGGCTGCCAGACCTAAGTACTATTTTGCATGGACCTTAG CTGATGCCATTAACAATGCGGCGGGCTTCGGTTTCAGAGGCTACGACAGGAACGGAGTAGCTCGTTGGGACTTGATTTCCAATCTGAGAATTCAGCAAATAGAG ATGTCAACAAGTTTTAAGATGTTTCTCGATAATTGGAATATCCAGACAGCTCTTTGGCTCAAAAG GGTGTGTTATGAACGAGCGACCTTCAGTCCGACGACCCAgacattctttctctctgctgtttGGCACGGGGTCTACCCGGGATACTATCTGACGTTTCTGACAGGAGTGTTGATGACGTTAGCAGCGCGGGCT gTGAGAAGTAACTTCAGACATTATTTCACTGAACCCCCTCCGCTGAAGCTGCTCTATGACGTTCTCACGTGGGCCGCGACACAGATAACCATCAGCTACACGGTTGTCCCCTTCGTGCTTCTGTCTATAAAACCGTCGTTCACGTTTTACAG CTCCTGGTATTACAGCCTTCACATCTGCAGCATCTTagtgctgctcctgctgcctgtgaagaAGTCTCAAAGAGGAAGGAGCACACAGGAAAACGTTCAGCTCTCATGGGCCAAAAAGTTTGACGAAAGAGAAAATTCTCTGGGACAGAACAGCTTTTCCATGGCAAACAATGTTTGCAATCAGAACCAAGACACTGCCTCTAGACACTCGTCACTGACGCAGTGA